The following proteins are co-located in the Leptidea sinapis chromosome 30, ilLepSina1.1, whole genome shotgun sequence genome:
- the LOC126973706 gene encoding eukaryotic translation initiation factor 3 subunit M, whose protein sequence is MQGPAVFMDISLEDQAQELRKYFKSLGAEISEEKSPKGIEDDLHKIVGVCDICYKENNEADIEAILNSIVSIMVSIPLERGENLIVAFSQRLGKAPGPKLGFVALQSLWRLYNNLEQDSPLRYHVYYHVIELAARTGGVGEVFKNVEQLKKEFASCPPSNEQMQKLYRLLHQVLKDQNSELASKVMIELLGTYTDENASYAREDAIKCIVTALADPNSFLLDPLLSLKPVRFLEGELIHDLLTIFVSEKLSSYLQFYNNHKEFVQSQGLNHDQNIKKMRILSFMQMAESNPELTFDEITSELQIEDKDVEAFIIEVLKTRLVRARMNQAQRSVTVSSTMHRTFGRAQWQHLRDVLLLWRTNLQQAHESMSSVTAAQLEYTQQKP, encoded by the exons atgcaGGGCCCCGCAGTTTTTATGGATATATCCTTAGAAGATCAG GCGCAGGAGTTgagaaaatatttcaaaagcCTTGGTGCTGAAATATCAGAAGAAAAATCACCAAAAGGTATTGAGGACGACTTGCACAAAATTGTTGGTGTATGTGATATATGCTACAAGGAGAATAATGAAGCAGATATTGAAGCCATATTGAACAGTATTGTGTCCATAATGGTGTCT ATACCATTGGAGCGTGGAGAAAATCTTATTGTAGCTTTTAGTCAAAGACTTGGCAAAGCTCCAGGACCTAAGCTTGGTTTCGTGGCTTTACAATC CTTATGGCGGCTATATAACAATCTGGAGCAGGACTCTCCGTTACGGTATCATGTTTACTATCATGTGATAGAGCTTGCAGCCAGGACTGGTGGTGTTGGAGAGGTTTTCAAGAATGTGGAACAGCTGAAGAAGGAGTTTGCATCTTGCCCACCATCCAACGAACAAATGCAAAAATTATACAGATTGTTGCATCAAGTTTTGAAAGATCAGAATAG TGAACTTGCATCAAAAGTTATGATTGAATTACTAGGCACCTATACAGATGAAAATGCCTCATACGCAAGAGAAGATGCAATCAAATGTATAGTTACAGCACTGGCAGACCCTAATTCATTCCTACTGGATCCTTTATTATCTCTCAAACCCGTGCGCTTCCTGGAGGGAGAATTAATACATGATCTATTAACTATATTCGTGTCTGAGAAATTATCAAGTTATCTGcagttttataataatcataaggAGTTTGTTCAGTCTCAAG GTTTGAACCAcgatcaaaatataaaaaagatgcGGATATTGTCCTTCATGCAAATGGCAGAGTCAAATCCAGAACTCACATTTGATGAGATCACGTCAGAGCTGCAGATTGAAGATAAAGATGTCGAGGCTTTTATTATTGAAG TGCTGAAGACGCGGCTGGTGCGCGCGCGCATGAACCAGGCGCAGCGGTCGGTGACGGTGTCGAGCACCATGCACCGCACGTTCGGACGGGCGCAGTGGCAGCACCTGCGGGACGTGCTGCTGTTGTGGCGGACCAACCTGCAGCAGGCGCACGAGTCCATGAGCTCCGTGACCGCGGCGCAGCTCGAGTACACGCAGCAGAAACCCTGA
- the LOC126973709 gene encoding elongator complex protein 4: protein MLNVSSGFRKTTEAHPTVAGSKLKNNILFVSSGIPSLDYVVGGGLPTGGIFGVEEDVLGSYGRVLTKYFIAEGVVSNHHLFIASADQSPEETVKELPQPCVNPSNDRTSSNVNNEMKIAWRYESLGKVESSFDYESNFGHHFDLSKHIDVETVKKCRITYCDLRKCKNSNEDKSKHVFRNDLYYNLIRKIENTLSNKEYDRDSNNKSILRISIQALGSPMWFSVDCDEEPLDCNAYGKDLIKFLYCLRRLIQDKNAVAFVTIPSHLFDDDHLMNRLLYSIDNAVRIESFSGSNKETNPVYSEYHGLFHLTKLSAMHSLVPFVPSSLDLAFKLKRKKFVIEKLHLPPELQDSSEREQDDITAIPKTCGGFRKKDIEF, encoded by the exons atgttaaatgtaTCGTCTGGTTTTCGAAAGACCACCGAGGCTCACCCAACTGTTGCTGGGtccaaattgaaaaataatattctgtTTGTGTCATCTGGTATTCCATCACTTGATTATGTGGTTG GTGGGGGTTTGCCAACAGGTGGAATTTTTGGTGTTG AGGAGGATGTGTTGGGATCTTATGGTCGAGTCTTGACTAAGTACTTCATTGCTGAAGGTGTTGTGAGCAACCATCATTTGTTTATTGCCTCAGCAGATCAAAGCCCTGAAGAGACA GTTAAGGAATTGCCACAACCTTGTGTTAATCCATCTAATGATAGAACAAGTAGTAATgttaataatgaaatgaaaatagcTTGGAGATATGAGAGTTTGGGTAAAGTGGAGTCTTCATTTGATTACGAATCAAATTTTGGTCACCATTTTGATTTGAGTAAACATATTGATgttgaaacagttaaaaaatGCCGTATAACTTACTGTGATTTAAGAAAATGTAAGAATTCTAATGAGGATAAATCAAAACATG TATTTagaaatgatttatattataatttaataagaaaaattgaaaatactTTGTCAAATAAAGAATATGACAgggatagtaataataaaagcatCTTACGGATTAGTATTCAAGCGTTGGGTTCACCAATGTGGTTTTCTGTTGATTGTGATGAAGAGCCATTAGACTGTAATGCATATGGAAAGGACttgataaagtttttatattgtttgagAAGATTAATACAAGATAAGAATGCTGTTGCATTTGTAACGATACCTTCGCATTTGTTTGAT gACGATCACCTTATGAATAGACTACTATATTCCATAGATAATGCTGTCAGAATAGAGTCATTTTCAGGCTCCAATAAGGAAACAAACCCAGTTTACAGCGAATACCATGGCCTATTTCATCTCACCAAACTGTCAGCAATGCACTCTCTGGTGCCCTTTGTACCGTCCAGTCTGGATCTGGCATTTAAGCTGAAGAGGAAGAAGTTTGTGATTGAGAAGCTGCACTTACCACCAG AGTTACAAGATTCAAGCGAGCGTGAACAAGACGACATAACAGCGATACCGAAAACATGCGGCGGTTTCAGAAAGAAAGATAttgaattttaa
- the LOC126973718 gene encoding SUN domain-containing protein 3-like: protein MDYDDEQDTFLRGAFKSFVCVVLSLLLGFQVYSYLLTPHEIVNGDFSDIKHIINQLSHGLSEINRKHEQLQFEMDHIASALPAVAAAADRAKDALGPPQHQPKRALDLNNYDRQVVDYALETAGGRVIDTGDTIEHFIYESPISWALYALSAFMCRECLGATTVIRPGALPGECWAFKGPSGEVTIRLLGNVRVTGVSLEHISPQISPTKEISSAPRLFQMEGLEYRRDVYPHDFGTFEYNKDGKPIQYFDVKHPSNKGFDLVRIKVISNWGHSVYTCVYRVRVHGELVQKQPLKTFKEEDYLQIDKE from the exons ATGGATTATGATGACGAGCAAGATACATTTTTGCGAGGCGCATTCAAGTCTTTCGTCTGTGTAGTTCTGTCATTACTCCTTGGTTTTCAAGTCTACTCATATTTATTAACTCCCCACGAAATTGTTAATGGAGATTTTTCAGATATTAAGCATATTATTAATCAACTGTCGCATGGTCTTTCTGAG ATAAATCGCAAGCACGAACAATTGCAATTTGAAATGGATCATATAGCATCAGCCCTACCTGCTGTGGCGGCTGCGGCAGATCGTGCCAAAGATGCGCTGGGACCTCCTCAACACCAACCAAAACGCGCCCTAGACCTGAACAATTACGACAGACAG GTCGTAGACTACGCTTTGGAGACTGCGGGAGGTAGAGTGATAGACACCGGAGACACTATCGAGCATTTTATATACGAGTCCCCAATAAGCTGGGCACTTTACGCGCTCAGTGCCTTCATGTGTCGGGAATGCCTGGGCGCTACCACCGTCATCCGACCCGGCGCTCTGCCTGGAGAATGTTGGGCGTTCAAAGGACCCAGCGGCGAAGTCACCATTCGGCTACTGGGAAATGTTCGTGTAACCGGAGTTAGCTTAGAACATATATCGCCTCAAATATCCCCAACAAA AGAAATCTCGTCAGCACCACGTCTCTTTCAAATGGAAGGTCTGGAGTATCGTCGCGACGTGTACCCGCACGATTTTGGCACATTTGAGTACAATAAAGACGGCAAACCGATACAGTACTTTGACGTGAAACATCCGTCCAACAAAGGATTCGACTTGGTTCGAATTAAAGTTATTTCCAACTGGGGCCATTCGGTGTACACTTGTGTGTATCGGGTGCGGGTACACGGAGAACTTGTTCAGAAACAACCTCTGAAAACATTCAAGGAAGAAGACTATCTTCAAATTGACAAGGAATAA